A genome region from Candidatus Eisenbacteria bacterium includes the following:
- the mnmG gene encoding tRNA uridine-5-carboxymethylaminomethyl(34) synthesis enzyme MnmG: MRSDYDIVVVGAGHAGCEAAIACARLGLHTALVTVRLEDSAKMSCNPAIGGIAKGHMVRELDALGGVMGVITDRAGIQFKMLNRARGPAVWSPRAQCDKPLYSEEMARLLAATPNLERLAGVVNRAVIASGQLVAIELDDGRRLECRAAVITPGTFLNGLIHVGERRIEGGRIGEHAARALSDCLADLGLELGRLKTGTPPRLHRDSIDWSAVAPQSGDDPPQPFSYWTERLELQQVLCHLTHTNAKTHQVIRRNLARSPLYSGAIRGTGPRYCPSIEDKVVKFPERESHQVFLEPEGRSVPEIYVNGVSSSMPEEVQLEFIRTMEGLEYAEMIRPGYAVEYDFVSSHQLRPTLELKQVRGLFLAGQICGTSGYEEAAAQGWVAGVNAALQVLGRDPLVLRRDQAYVGVLVDDLVSREHTEPYRMFTSAAEHRLLLRADNADQRLAPIGHALGLLSDAQRERVREKYAAIEAEERRLSRISVRIPAHSLAGPAGPAGPAGSTSSADPPPEEPRSVRALEYLARPESSHQRLAELGVHSELPAAWADALEIRTRYRGYIERQERAAARAMTVEGAPIPTSVWDGDLNALSREAREKLLRWRPATLGQAARISGVSPSDVAVLMVMSRRRPEAATVEAEPLTH; encoded by the coding sequence GACTCGGCGAAGATGTCGTGCAATCCGGCGATCGGCGGAATCGCCAAGGGCCACATGGTGCGTGAACTGGATGCGCTCGGTGGCGTGATGGGGGTGATCACCGATCGGGCGGGCATCCAGTTCAAGATGCTCAACCGTGCTCGTGGTCCCGCCGTGTGGTCGCCGCGCGCGCAGTGCGACAAACCGCTCTACTCGGAGGAGATGGCGCGACTCCTGGCGGCGACGCCGAACCTCGAGCGCCTCGCCGGCGTGGTCAATCGGGCGGTGATCGCATCGGGTCAGCTGGTGGCGATCGAACTGGACGACGGCCGCCGACTCGAGTGCCGGGCCGCGGTCATCACTCCGGGGACGTTTCTCAACGGCCTCATTCACGTGGGGGAACGACGCATCGAGGGCGGACGGATCGGCGAGCACGCGGCACGAGCGCTCAGCGATTGCCTCGCCGACCTGGGACTCGAACTGGGTCGCCTCAAGACCGGCACCCCGCCGCGGCTGCACCGCGACAGCATCGACTGGTCGGCCGTGGCGCCTCAGTCGGGTGATGATCCCCCTCAGCCCTTCTCGTACTGGACCGAACGGCTCGAGTTGCAGCAGGTGTTGTGTCACCTCACGCACACGAATGCGAAGACGCACCAGGTGATCCGCCGCAATCTCGCTCGCTCGCCGCTCTATTCAGGCGCGATTCGCGGCACCGGGCCGCGCTACTGCCCTTCGATCGAGGACAAGGTCGTCAAATTTCCCGAACGCGAGTCGCATCAGGTGTTCCTCGAGCCCGAGGGGCGCAGTGTGCCCGAGATCTACGTGAACGGCGTGTCGTCGAGCATGCCCGAAGAGGTGCAGCTCGAGTTCATCCGCACCATGGAGGGGCTCGAGTACGCCGAGATGATTCGACCCGGCTACGCGGTCGAATACGACTTCGTGAGTTCGCACCAATTGCGGCCGACGCTCGAGTTGAAGCAGGTGCGCGGGCTGTTCCTGGCCGGCCAAATCTGCGGAACTTCGGGCTACGAGGAGGCCGCCGCACAGGGCTGGGTCGCCGGCGTCAACGCCGCGCTGCAGGTGCTGGGGCGTGACCCGCTGGTGTTGCGACGCGATCAGGCGTACGTCGGGGTCCTGGTGGACGATCTGGTGTCGCGCGAGCACACCGAGCCCTATCGCATGTTCACATCGGCGGCCGAGCATCGGCTGCTGCTGCGCGCCGACAATGCCGACCAGCGGCTGGCTCCGATCGGACACGCACTCGGGCTGCTGAGCGATGCCCAACGGGAGCGTGTGCGCGAGAAGTACGCGGCGATCGAAGCCGAGGAGCGGCGTCTCTCGCGAATCAGCGTGAGGATTCCCGCGCACTCGCTCGCCGGTCCTGCCGGCCCTGCCGGCCCCGCCGGCTCCACGAGCTCTGCCGACCCGCCGCCGGAAGAGCCGCGGTCGGTGCGCGCACTGGAGTATCTCGCCCGGCCGGAATCGAGCCACCAGCGCCTGGCGGAGCTGGGCGTGCACAGCGAGCTGCCCGCGGCGTGGGCCGACGCGCTCGAGATCCGCACCCGCTACCGCGGCTACATCGAACGACAGGAGCGTGCGGCCGCGCGAGCGATGACGGTCGAGGGCGCTCCGATCCCGACCTCGGTCTGGGACGGTGACTTGAATGCATTGTCACGCGAAGCGCGGGAGAAGCTGTTGCGCTGGCGACCCGCGACGCTCGGTCAGGCGGCGCGAATCTCCGGCGTCTCGCCATCGGATGTCGCGGTGCTCATGGTGATGTCACGGCGACGCCCCGAAGCGGCAACGGTCGAAGCGGAGCCACTCACGCACTGA